The following are from one region of the Rosistilla carotiformis genome:
- a CDS encoding RNA polymerase sigma factor: MNVQNRSKASDEEAEASDDALIGRALAGEASAYDSLVRRHAGRLLTMIHAQVGNRDDAEDLMQETLAQAYFKLNTFAGKSSFFTWMYRIAFNLTITKRRKRRLESTHTQTNIELAPTPQDPARSADQQMADAEQVDRLRHAIGCLEAGRRTVLVMRDIDGMDYAEIAEVLAIPKGTVRSRLHRARLDLRELLTRERPNDED; encoded by the coding sequence ATGAACGTCCAGAATCGTAGCAAAGCATCGGATGAAGAAGCGGAAGCTTCCGACGACGCCCTGATTGGCAGGGCGCTGGCCGGGGAAGCTTCGGCGTACGATTCGTTGGTGCGGCGACATGCGGGACGGTTGCTGACGATGATCCATGCTCAAGTGGGAAACCGCGACGATGCCGAGGATCTGATGCAGGAGACGTTGGCTCAGGCCTATTTTAAACTGAACACATTTGCTGGCAAAAGCAGCTTTTTTACCTGGATGTACCGGATCGCCTTCAATCTGACGATCACCAAGCGGCGGAAACGACGGCTGGAAAGCACGCACACCCAAACCAACATCGAACTGGCCCCGACGCCTCAAGACCCAGCCCGATCGGCCGACCAGCAGATGGCCGACGCCGAACAAGTCGACCGATTGCGGCACGCGATCGGATGCCTAGAAGCGGGGCGACGGACGGTGCTGGTCATGCGAGACATCGATGGCATGGATTATGCAGAAATCGCGGAAGTACTCGCCATCCCTAAGGGAACCGTCCGCAGCCGCCTGCACCGGGCCCGACTCGACCTGCGGGAATTGTTAACGCGAGAGCGGCCGAACGATGAAGATTGA
- a CDS encoding anti-sigma factor family protein, which yields MQFTEEMLTAYLDDELSGTEREIVEQTIDADPSCAERLQELRTIRDAVAQLPPIRPLADPVLAVRQRIQAKQLASSAASERRVQAFGRLTVLATAACLMLAIGAYLLRSEGPSTGQPNGEIIASGAATGDPQITESLELRDGVAFESQPAAADVGLQLQRDFQSTEEADAAPQISAMERTQPSPEAELAKPLAAPPATSAMQRQSAELNGSAMGMGGMRQRSRAQPYAARTAPQIQADRGAEGFGQAIQDNATAPAQAARRYFYRETDLNTGELSTTADTPRVESPMAKSTQAPLDSQASPATAPQRSIAAAADKFDAAQRPNSAAKDDTLQYSNRTGSPAKNRVADAPQLQQFQNLQIQSSPDLIAPQLIKIQQLLADQNLISQPNPSSREEEKLKGNNDPLKESAATANQAVQLIISGRPETLQQVAEQILKTVAGRERGNLKTTFQTSPSDDASPILVIDLLP from the coding sequence ATGCAGTTTACTGAGGAAATGTTAACCGCCTACCTGGACGACGAATTGTCCGGGACCGAACGAGAAATCGTTGAACAGACGATCGACGCCGATCCCTCCTGCGCAGAACGGCTCCAAGAACTACGGACGATCCGCGACGCCGTCGCCCAACTCCCCCCGATCCGCCCCCTCGCCGATCCGGTTCTCGCGGTGCGGCAACGGATCCAAGCGAAGCAACTGGCAAGCAGCGCGGCGAGCGAACGGCGAGTGCAAGCATTTGGCAGACTGACCGTACTGGCCACCGCTGCCTGTTTGATGCTGGCGATCGGCGCCTATCTGTTGCGCAGCGAAGGTCCGAGCACCGGCCAGCCGAACGGAGAGATCATCGCTTCGGGAGCGGCGACCGGCGATCCTCAAATCACCGAATCGCTGGAACTGCGAGACGGTGTCGCTTTCGAATCTCAGCCCGCCGCTGCCGATGTGGGACTGCAACTTCAACGCGATTTCCAGTCGACCGAAGAAGCCGACGCGGCCCCCCAAATCAGCGCGATGGAACGCACGCAGCCCTCCCCCGAAGCCGAACTTGCCAAACCGCTTGCCGCCCCCCCGGCGACCTCCGCAATGCAACGCCAGTCGGCCGAACTCAACGGATCGGCGATGGGCATGGGAGGGATGCGACAGCGTTCGCGCGCCCAGCCGTACGCCGCTCGAACGGCCCCGCAAATCCAAGCCGACCGCGGCGCAGAAGGCTTCGGCCAGGCGATTCAAGACAATGCAACGGCTCCCGCCCAAGCAGCACGACGCTACTTCTATCGCGAGACCGATCTGAATACCGGGGAATTATCAACCACTGCCGACACCCCCCGGGTGGAATCCCCAATGGCGAAATCAACGCAGGCTCCCTTGGATTCGCAAGCCTCTCCCGCGACCGCGCCCCAGCGATCGATCGCCGCGGCGGCCGACAAGTTTGACGCCGCGCAGCGCCCCAACTCGGCCGCGAAAGACGACACGTTGCAGTACTCCAACCGCACGGGCAGCCCCGCAAAGAATCGGGTCGCCGATGCACCCCAACTGCAGCAATTCCAGAACCTGCAAATCCAGTCTTCCCCCGATTTAATAGCACCACAGCTAATCAAGATCCAGCAATTGCTAGCAGACCAAAACCTCATCTCCCAGCCGAATCCATCGAGCCGTGAAGAAGAGAAGCTTAAGGGGAACAACGACCCATTAAAGGAATCCGCCGCGACGGCCAACCAAGCGGTCCAGCTGATCATCAGCGGCCGCCCTGAAACACTTCAGCAAGTTGCCGAACAAATTTTGAAAACCGTCGCCGGACGGGAGCGAGGCAATTTGAAGACGACCTTCCAAACCTCCCCCTCCGATGACGCATCACCGATCTTGGTGATCGACCTGCTCCCCTAG
- a CDS encoding sulfur globule family protein produces MVSHDNFSNPTQTLNNTNNDNRFASNEAAPAAATPNRLTLPPMNDGLSLQERPAEAMRLAQEAFTQTSNWIEFFRETLGVEGFVRKLFPTMEEMQYFEESHEHGQIQEMLTALRSQDTGKGDTLEPQRMITVRLPKSLHEFLRVQAEELELSINKLCISKLLQTVDEKMVPEERGGRRGRRPGPQGPRKKKEEEVATAQPTQQPYGSQTPYGNHAPYGNQSPYGSQPTRTPQPNSYQQPPQRPHFG; encoded by the coding sequence ATGGTAAGCCACGATAACTTCAGTAACCCGACCCAGACATTGAATAACACCAACAACGACAACCGCTTTGCAAGCAATGAAGCCGCACCTGCCGCAGCAACTCCAAACCGCCTGACCTTGCCGCCGATGAACGATGGCTTGTCGCTGCAAGAACGCCCCGCCGAAGCAATGCGATTGGCTCAAGAAGCCTTCACCCAAACCTCCAATTGGATTGAGTTCTTCCGCGAGACTCTGGGCGTTGAAGGCTTCGTCCGCAAGCTGTTCCCCACGATGGAAGAGATGCAGTATTTCGAGGAGTCGCACGAGCACGGCCAGATCCAAGAAATGCTGACCGCCCTCCGCAGCCAGGACACCGGCAAGGGAGATACGCTGGAACCACAACGGATGATCACCGTCCGTTTGCCAAAGAGCCTTCACGAGTTCCTGCGAGTCCAAGCTGAGGAATTGGAACTGAGCATCAACAAGCTGTGCATCAGCAAACTGCTGCAGACCGTCGACGAAAAGATGGTCCCCGAAGAGCGTGGCGGACGCCGCGGCCGTCGCCCCGGCCCCCAAGGTCCTCGCAAGAAGAAGGAAGAAGAAGTCGCGACCGCACAGCCGACGCAACAGCCCTACGGCAGCCAAACGCCTTATGGCAACCACGCCCCTTATGGCAACCAATCGCCCTACGGTTCGCAGCCAACCCGCACGCCTCAACCCAACTCTTATCAGCAGCCACCACAACGCCCCCATTTTGGTTAA
- a CDS encoding bifunctional 4-hydroxy-2-oxoglutarate aldolase/2-dehydro-3-deoxy-phosphogluconate aldolase gives MKSQFPDAMLARMQACGVVAVIVIDEPQHAVPLAQALLAGGIQAIELTLRTPAALDAIAAIATEVPDVLVGAGTVLTTDQVDAVIDAGAAFAVAPGLNRRVVERSQARGLPFAPGIVTPSDIELAVELGCRELKFFPAEPSGGMRYLNSMAAPYAHLGLQFIPLGGLDAKNMASYLSSPLVPAIGGSWIAPRKLIQQKAWAEITENATEASRIVAATQNKEIA, from the coding sequence ATGAAGTCTCAATTCCCCGACGCGATGCTTGCGCGAATGCAGGCCTGCGGCGTTGTCGCGGTGATCGTGATCGACGAACCTCAACATGCCGTCCCTTTGGCCCAAGCCCTGCTGGCCGGCGGCATCCAAGCGATCGAACTGACCCTCCGCACTCCCGCGGCGCTCGATGCGATCGCCGCGATTGCCACGGAGGTTCCCGATGTCCTGGTCGGCGCCGGAACCGTCCTGACCACCGATCAAGTCGATGCGGTGATCGATGCCGGAGCCGCCTTCGCGGTCGCGCCCGGTTTGAACCGGCGAGTGGTCGAACGGTCGCAAGCCCGCGGTCTTCCGTTCGCCCCCGGAATTGTCACCCCATCGGATATCGAACTGGCGGTCGAACTGGGCTGCCGCGAGTTGAAATTTTTCCCCGCCGAACCGAGCGGCGGGATGCGCTACCTGAACAGCATGGCCGCCCCCTATGCACACCTTGGCCTCCAGTTCATTCCGCTGGGCGGATTGGATGCAAAAAACATGGCATCCTATTTAAGTAGTCCGCTGGTTCCCGCGATCGGCGGATCGTGGATCGCTCCGCGGAAATTGATTCAACAGAAAGCCTGGGCGGAGATTACCGAAAACGCAACCGAAGCGAGCCGCATCGTCGCCGCTACCCAAAACAAGGAAATCGCATGA
- a CDS encoding sugar kinase, which produces MSKVVTFGEIMGRLAPPGFLRLPQAMPGSLDVTFAGAEANVAASLSILGLDAHFVTALPNNPIADACVNSLRSIGIDTSSILRSDVGRLGLYFLETGANQRPSRVIYDRDGSTIGQTPADAYDWNKIFDGADWFHVTGITPAVSEVAAQATLQAAKLAKQKGLTVSCDLNFRGKLWRWDSSSTPHELAGRTMRHLLPFVDVLIANEEDCGDVLQIRAAETDVASGKLSAERYPEVARNVVEQFPNLRYVATTLRESFSATHNNWGAMLYDANAQSATFAPQTDGQYEPYSIRNIVDRVGGGDSFAAGLIFGLLHDDYQTPKAALQFAVAASCLAHSIIGDLNFSSREEIDALAKGSASGRVVR; this is translated from the coding sequence ATGAGTAAGGTCGTCACGTTTGGTGAAATCATGGGTCGGCTGGCCCCTCCAGGCTTTCTGCGTCTGCCTCAAGCGATGCCGGGCTCTCTGGATGTCACCTTTGCCGGTGCCGAAGCGAACGTTGCCGCGTCGCTGTCGATCCTCGGGCTCGACGCCCACTTTGTCACGGCGCTGCCGAACAATCCGATCGCCGATGCCTGCGTCAATTCGTTGCGATCGATCGGGATCGATACGTCATCGATTCTTCGCAGCGACGTCGGCCGACTGGGCCTGTACTTTCTAGAGACCGGCGCCAACCAACGCCCCAGTCGCGTGATCTACGATCGCGACGGATCGACGATCGGGCAAACACCCGCCGATGCGTACGACTGGAACAAAATCTTCGACGGCGCCGATTGGTTCCATGTCACAGGAATCACCCCCGCCGTTTCCGAAGTGGCTGCGCAGGCGACGCTTCAAGCGGCCAAGCTGGCGAAACAGAAGGGGCTGACCGTCTCATGCGATCTAAATTTCCGCGGCAAGCTGTGGCGCTGGGACTCCTCCTCGACGCCTCACGAACTGGCCGGACGAACGATGCGACACCTGCTTCCGTTTGTCGATGTCCTCATCGCCAACGAGGAGGACTGTGGCGACGTGTTGCAAATTCGCGCCGCCGAAACCGACGTGGCGTCGGGAAAACTGAGTGCCGAGCGTTATCCCGAAGTCGCTCGCAACGTGGTCGAACAATTTCCCAACCTGCGCTATGTGGCCACCACCTTGCGCGAGAGCTTCTCCGCGACACACAACAATTGGGGAGCGATGCTGTACGACGCCAACGCCCAATCGGCCACCTTTGCCCCGCAAACCGATGGTCAATATGAACCCTATTCGATTCGCAATATCGTCGATCGCGTGGGAGGCGGGGATTCGTTTGCTGCCGGCCTAATTTTCGGCCTGCTGCACGACGATTACCAAACCCCGAAAGCTGCGTTACAATTTGCCGTGGCCGCTTCCTGTTTGGCGCATTCGATCATCGGCGACTTGAATTTTTCCAGCCGCGAAGAAATCGATGCGTTGGCCAAGGGAAGCGCCAGCGGTCGCGTCGTCCGATAG
- a CDS encoding prolyl oligopeptidase family serine peptidase: protein MKRWIPLFLLALSAASLTAQDRQPPASIARYFTPPADWQGDMGAFRSPLQFNDGTMVENQSDWKRRRAEILRQWEGLMGQWPALIEDQDLEVLASERRENFVQHKVRFRWLPEESTEGYLLIPDGEGERPAVITVFYEPETAIGFGKAGRDFALQLARRGFVVLSIGTTDASAAKTYGLYYPSLDDAQVQPLSMLGYAAANAWHALARRPEVDADRIGIVGHSFGGKWAMFASCLFDRFACAVWSDPGIVFDNARNSVNYWEPWYLGYHPRPWRKRGLITDSNPAYGLYPKLMQQGRDLHELHALMAPRPFLVSGGSEDPPQRWQALNHTIAVNRMLGYENRVAMTNRPDHSPNAESNAVVYAFFEHFLMNK from the coding sequence ATGAAACGTTGGATTCCTCTGTTCCTGCTCGCCCTCTCGGCCGCCTCGCTGACAGCTCAAGACCGTCAGCCCCCTGCAAGCATCGCTCGCTACTTCACGCCGCCTGCAGACTGGCAAGGCGACATGGGAGCCTTTCGCTCGCCGCTCCAGTTTAACGACGGCACGATGGTTGAAAACCAATCCGACTGGAAGCGCCGCCGCGCGGAGATCCTCCGGCAATGGGAAGGTCTGATGGGGCAGTGGCCAGCGCTGATCGAAGATCAGGATCTCGAGGTGCTCGCTTCGGAGCGGAGAGAGAATTTTGTGCAGCACAAGGTCCGCTTCCGCTGGTTGCCCGAAGAGTCGACCGAAGGTTATCTGTTGATTCCCGATGGCGAAGGGGAGCGGCCTGCGGTGATCACCGTCTTTTACGAACCCGAGACCGCGATTGGGTTTGGGAAGGCAGGTCGCGACTTTGCACTTCAGTTGGCGCGGCGTGGCTTTGTTGTTCTATCGATTGGAACCACCGACGCCTCAGCGGCGAAGACCTACGGTTTGTATTACCCCAGCCTGGATGATGCCCAAGTGCAGCCGCTGTCGATGCTCGGCTACGCGGCGGCCAATGCGTGGCACGCGCTGGCGCGACGCCCCGAGGTCGACGCCGATCGGATTGGAATCGTCGGTCATTCCTTTGGCGGCAAGTGGGCGATGTTTGCATCGTGCCTGTTCGATCGCTTCGCCTGTGCGGTCTGGTCCGATCCGGGGATCGTATTCGATAACGCGCGGAACAGCGTGAACTACTGGGAACCCTGGTACCTCGGGTATCATCCGCGCCCGTGGCGGAAACGGGGGCTGATCACCGACAGCAATCCGGCCTACGGGCTTTATCCAAAATTGATGCAGCAGGGGCGCGATCTGCATGAACTGCACGCCTTGATGGCGCCGAGACCCTTCCTGGTTTCGGGCGGTTCGGAAGATCCACCTCAGCGCTGGCAGGCACTCAATCACACGATCGCCGTCAATCGAATGCTGGGCTACGAGAACCGCGTGGCGATGACCAACCGTCCCGACCACTCCCCCAACGCCGAATCGAACGCCGTGGTCTACGCGTTCTTTGAACACTTCCTGATGAACAAGTGA
- a CDS encoding DUF3592 domain-containing protein translates to MADQSYNSLPRGCMVGFAMPFVLVGVAATGFLYWNTYQSYRAHSWVEVPATILNASLKTHRGGDSTTYSVETRYRYDFLGKTYHSERVSFSPFTSDGDRKWNRALSRRLKRHVRDKTPYPCFVDPSAPQNAVLERDSRFSLMLLLSVFGLAFGGAGIAMLFHDRNLPWHEKRRQIAQASGQMWRLRSDWEAGEIKVSPLHRLWHSLPWLVLLSLLSLPTILLLPQEFQRGSWWAYLGLIGPLAIAIAAVKVFTAIWHQITRGDSRIQLATVPGVIGGPVTGIIHSSRKLNMSTGVRVTLRCDCTSKYRGEMRSSAVTETRWQDEQTILTDLKSSDANASAVPFDFVAPFDLPDSAPLDDDKVVWILTAKGLDAGSPLDITCELPVYKTADSSEDLKRPESLVTDFSDPDQSDDILLESGVRMVDEGVRKRWWITGQKTLSGILTLLVFAGGFNLAAFLIFHYEGPWFIGVVLGLIGFPLALGFIHTMLWRCRIETAAGMVRIRSGMIPLARWKNIPLDDIDRLSIRQTTRVNDNAYFEVYFQARNRKPITVGKGIHRKHRAQQYATALWRQVIGSEPPGITTRRFGDDKKR, encoded by the coding sequence ATGGCGGATCAATCATACAACAGTTTACCTCGCGGCTGTATGGTCGGCTTTGCCATGCCGTTTGTACTGGTTGGGGTAGCTGCGACGGGGTTTCTTTATTGGAACACCTACCAATCCTATCGGGCGCATTCGTGGGTCGAGGTGCCCGCGACGATCCTCAACGCCAGCTTAAAGACGCACCGCGGCGGCGACAGCACAACCTACAGCGTCGAAACTCGCTACCGTTACGATTTTTTGGGGAAGACCTACCACAGCGAGCGCGTCAGCTTCAGCCCCTTCACTTCCGATGGCGATCGCAAATGGAACCGCGCCTTGTCCCGGCGGCTGAAACGCCACGTCCGCGACAAGACACCCTATCCCTGTTTCGTCGATCCCTCGGCGCCGCAAAACGCGGTCCTGGAACGCGATTCGCGGTTCTCGCTGATGCTGCTGCTTTCAGTCTTTGGACTCGCCTTCGGTGGCGCCGGGATCGCGATGCTATTCCATGATCGCAATCTACCCTGGCACGAGAAACGCCGGCAGATCGCTCAGGCTTCCGGCCAGATGTGGCGATTGCGCAGCGACTGGGAAGCGGGCGAAATCAAGGTCTCACCGCTGCATCGGTTATGGCATTCGCTTCCCTGGCTGGTGCTGCTGAGTCTGTTGTCGCTGCCGACGATTCTTTTGCTGCCGCAAGAATTCCAGCGTGGAAGTTGGTGGGCCTACCTGGGATTGATCGGCCCGTTGGCGATTGCGATCGCAGCGGTCAAAGTGTTCACCGCGATCTGGCATCAGATCACTCGAGGCGATTCGCGCATTCAACTGGCAACCGTGCCGGGAGTGATCGGCGGCCCCGTGACCGGGATCATCCACAGTTCGCGTAAGCTGAACATGTCGACCGGCGTTCGAGTTACGCTGCGCTGCGATTGCACGTCAAAATACCGCGGCGAGATGCGGTCGAGCGCCGTCACCGAGACGCGCTGGCAGGATGAACAAACGATCCTCACCGATCTGAAGTCCTCCGATGCCAACGCATCGGCGGTACCGTTCGATTTTGTCGCCCCGTTCGACCTCCCCGATTCGGCGCCGCTGGACGACGACAAGGTCGTTTGGATCTTAACGGCGAAAGGGTTGGACGCCGGATCTCCACTGGACATCACCTGCGAACTGCCGGTCTACAAGACGGCCGACAGCAGTGAAGACCTGAAGCGTCCCGAGAGTCTTGTCACCGACTTCAGCGACCCCGATCAGTCCGACGACATCCTGTTGGAATCGGGAGTCCGCATGGTCGATGAAGGGGTGCGGAAGCGATGGTGGATCACGGGGCAGAAGACGTTGTCGGGGATCCTAACGCTGCTGGTCTTCGCTGGCGGTTTCAACCTCGCCGCCTTTCTGATCTTTCACTACGAGGGACCTTGGTTCATCGGAGTGGTCTTGGGGCTGATCGGATTCCCGCTGGCACTCGGCTTCATCCACACGATGCTTTGGCGCTGCCGGATCGAAACCGCAGCGGGGATGGTGCGCATTCGCAGCGGAATGATTCCGCTGGCTCGCTGGAAAAACATCCCCTTGGATGACATCGATCGCTTGTCGATCCGGCAGACGACCCGGGTGAACGACAATGCGTATTTCGAGGTCTATTTCCAGGCTCGCAATCGCAAACCGATTACCGTGGGCAAAGGGATCCACCGCAAGCATCGGGCGCAACAATACGCCACTGCGTTATGGCGGCAGGTGATCGGCAGCGAGCCGCCCGGAATCACAACCCGCCGTTTTGGTGACGACAAAAAGCGGTAG
- a CDS encoding PEGA domain-containing protein, with translation MNVLVVVIVLISSGCVRRRLMVRTDPPGALVSVDNQVIGNSPAATPFVYYGTREVRVERDGYETQTLRHKINPPWYQLPGIDFIAETLWPFEVRDERVIDTKMVPRVSEPADVIAARADQLRSQTRTGVATPLPPTAMPPTAVPLPPNSQTLPFGGVPAQVSP, from the coding sequence ATGAACGTTTTAGTTGTCGTGATCGTCCTGATTTCGTCGGGATGTGTGCGTCGTCGGCTGATGGTCCGTACCGATCCCCCCGGTGCGTTGGTATCGGTCGACAATCAGGTTATCGGCAATTCTCCCGCAGCAACCCCGTTCGTTTATTACGGAACCCGTGAGGTCCGCGTTGAACGCGACGGTTACGAAACCCAAACGCTGCGGCATAAGATCAATCCCCCTTGGTACCAGTTGCCGGGTATCGATTTCATCGCGGAGACGTTGTGGCCGTTTGAGGTCCGCGACGAACGGGTGATCGACACCAAGATGGTCCCGCGCGTCAGCGAGCCCGCCGATGTGATTGCCGCGCGTGCCGACCAACTGCGATCCCAAACGCGCACCGGCGTCGCGACACCGTTGCCGCCGACCGCCATGCCGCCGACGGCTGTTCCGTTGCCGCCGAATTCCCAAACGCTTCCGTTTGGCGGCGTGCCGGCTCAAGTCTCACCGTAA
- a CDS encoding PP2C family protein-serine/threonine phosphatase produces MSDVGMRRANNQDSAVVQISDSPDRWQRRGHMFVVADGMGAHAAGELASKLAVEQIPHHYFRPSDAPVPEALRKAILEANQEIYQRGQQNPEFHNMGTTGSSLVLGPEGAWVGHVGDSRVYRLRKQSLEQLTFDHSLVWEMEAAGPIDKKLSRNIPKNVITRSLGPNSQVMVDVEGPWPLQAGDTFLLCSDGLTGQVDDVEIGVLMDCLPPKDACRVMVDLANLRGGPDNITIIIVRVDDAEVVASGARNSSPSHRKPLQISMPLAMIAGTCLLAAIVFALLGSYGPAAAAGLVSGIAGLLTLIGVGSPKQAASPSSNTPRSTTSPYRRYDCSDSRPLIRNLIGTVNALRDAAAEKKWSVDWSEINALEFKSKQAQQNGSPREAVTLQSEAIIATMEQLREQHRRQASDSTIDF; encoded by the coding sequence TTGTCCGACGTAGGCATGCGTCGCGCGAACAATCAGGATTCCGCCGTCGTCCAGATATCCGACTCGCCCGATCGATGGCAGCGACGCGGACACATGTTTGTTGTGGCCGATGGGATGGGTGCGCACGCCGCGGGAGAATTGGCTAGCAAATTAGCTGTCGAACAGATCCCACACCACTACTTCCGCCCTTCCGACGCTCCGGTGCCCGAAGCGCTTCGCAAAGCGATCCTAGAAGCCAATCAAGAGATCTACCAGCGAGGCCAACAAAACCCGGAGTTCCACAACATGGGAACCACCGGCAGCTCCCTGGTCCTTGGCCCCGAAGGCGCCTGGGTAGGGCATGTCGGCGACAGCCGCGTCTATAGACTGCGCAAGCAATCGCTGGAACAACTGACCTTCGACCACAGTCTGGTCTGGGAGATGGAAGCCGCCGGCCCGATCGACAAGAAGCTCAGCCGCAACATCCCCAAAAACGTGATCACTCGTTCGTTGGGCCCCAATTCCCAAGTGATGGTCGACGTCGAAGGCCCTTGGCCGCTGCAAGCCGGCGACACGTTTCTGCTGTGCAGCGACGGCCTGACCGGGCAAGTCGACGACGTGGAAATCGGCGTGTTGATGGATTGCCTTCCCCCCAAGGATGCCTGTCGCGTGATGGTCGACCTCGCCAATCTTCGTGGCGGCCCCGACAACATTACGATCATCATTGTCCGCGTTGACGATGCGGAAGTCGTCGCTAGCGGCGCTCGAAATTCCTCCCCCTCGCATCGCAAGCCGCTCCAAATTTCGATGCCGCTAGCAATGATTGCCGGCACGTGCCTGCTCGCGGCAATTGTGTTTGCCTTGCTGGGCAGCTACGGCCCTGCCGCTGCAGCGGGATTGGTTAGTGGCATCGCCGGACTCCTGACGCTGATCGGTGTCGGCAGCCCCAAGCAAGCCGCTTCCCCAAGCTCCAACACCCCGCGAAGCACCACCAGCCCCTACCGCCGGTACGACTGTTCCGACAGCCGTCCACTGATTCGGAACCTGATCGGTACCGTCAACGCACTCCGCGACGCGGCCGCGGAAAAGAAGTGGTCCGTCGATTGGAGCGAAATCAACGCATTGGAATTCAAGTCCAAGCAGGCACAGCAAAATGGTTCGCCACGGGAGGCGGTCACTCTTCAGTCCGAGGCGATTATCGCCACGATGGAACAATTGCGCGAACAGCACCGCCGTCAGGCCAGCGATTCGACGATCGACTTCTAA